The window GAGAAGCTCGACGGCAAGAGCTTCATCGTCGTGCGCTCGGCCGGCGAGACCGGCCAGCTCTACGGCTCGGTGTCGACCCGCGACATCGCCGAGCTCCTGACGGCCGAAGGCTTCACCGTCGGCCGCACCCAGATCGAGCTCAACCAGCCGATCAAGGCCATCGGCCTGACCAATGTGGCGATCGCGCTGCATCCGGAAGTCGAGGTCACCGTGACGCTCAACGTCGCCCGCTCGGCCGAAGAGGCGGAGCGCCAGGCCAAGGGCGAGATGCTGACCACGGCCGAGGCCATCTATGGCGAGGACATCAACGACAACGCCCGGCCGGAGAACTTCTTCGACCCGAACGCCGAGTTCGAAGGCGGCGAAGAGAACGCCTGACCCCCTAAAAGCATGTCTTTGTCCCGAAACCGCTGCACACTTTCGGGAGACATGCCTTAGCCAAGAGCCGGAGCATCGCCCCGGCCTCGCAGATCTCCAGGATTCTGGACCAATGCCCGGATTCACCACCCGGGCATTTTTGTGCCAAATGGAACTTTTCGAACCCCTATATATTGAGGCAGATTGTTCGCATGTCTGGCCTTGAGGGACATTTGGTCATGAATATCCTGTTGAAGCATGTTCTCGAGCGCCTGGTTCGGGCGGGCAACCTCAAGGTGACCGGGCCGAAGGCCAAGACCGTCACCTTCGGCGACGGCAGCGGCGAGCTCGTGCATATGCATATCAAGACCAGGCATGCCGAGCGCGCCATCACCTTCGATCCGATGCTGGCCGTGCCGGAGGCCTATATGGACGGCGAGATGGACATTCTCGAGGGCGGCATCCTCGGGCTGATGCGCATCGCTTTCCAGAACATGGGCAGCGGCGGCGTCGACGTGACCTGGTCGAAGGCGATCGAGGGCCTGCGCCACGCCTTCCGCCGCCTGCAGCAGATCAACACCACTTCCCGCGCGCGCCGCAACGTGCAGCGCCACTATGACCTTTCGGGCGAGCTCTACCGGCTCTTCCTCGACGAGGACATGCAATATTCCTGCGCTTATTTCGAACAGCCGGACATGTCGCTGGACGAGGCACAGGCCGCCAAGAAGCGCCACATCGCCGCCAAGCTTAGGCTGAAGGCTGGCCAGACGGTGCTCGACATCGGTTCCGGCTGGGGCGGGCTAGGTCTTTATCTGGCCAAGACCTTCGACGTCGACGTGCAGGGCGTGACGCTGTCGACTGAGCAGCACGGCATTGCCACCGACCGGGCGCATACGCTTGGATTGCAGGATCGCGTGCATTTCGACCTCAAGGACTATCGCGCGCTCAACGAACGCTTCGACCGCATCGTCTCGGTCGGCATGTTCGAGCATGTCGGCGTCAACCACTACCGCACCTTCTTCGACAAGGCGGCGACGCTGCTGAAGCCCGACGGCGTGATGCTCCTGCACACGATCGGCCGCTCCGGCGTGCCGTGGGCGACCAGCGCGTTCGTGCGCAAATACATCTTCCCGGGCGGCTACGTCCCCGCGCTTTCGGAAGTGATGCCGGCGATCGAGAAATCCGGCCTCGTCGTCACCGACATCGAGATGCTGAGGCTGCATTATGCCGACACGCTGAAGCATTGGGGCCAGCGCTTCGCCGCCAACCGCGACAAGGCCAAGGCGATCTACGACGAGCGCTTCTGCCGCATGTGGGAATTCTACCTGGCCGCCTCGGAAGCCGCCTTCCGCTGGCAGGATCTGGTGATCTTCCAGATCCAGCTCGCCAAGAAGAACGACACGCTGCCGGTGACGCGCGACTACATGGCCAAATGCGAGAAGGCGCTGGAAATGCGCGACATGGGACACAAGGAA is drawn from Mesorhizobium sp. B1-1-8 and contains these coding sequences:
- a CDS encoding SAM-dependent methyltransferase, which produces MNILLKHVLERLVRAGNLKVTGPKAKTVTFGDGSGELVHMHIKTRHAERAITFDPMLAVPEAYMDGEMDILEGGILGLMRIAFQNMGSGGVDVTWSKAIEGLRHAFRRLQQINTTSRARRNVQRHYDLSGELYRLFLDEDMQYSCAYFEQPDMSLDEAQAAKKRHIAAKLRLKAGQTVLDIGSGWGGLGLYLAKTFDVDVQGVTLSTEQHGIATDRAHTLGLQDRVHFDLKDYRALNERFDRIVSVGMFEHVGVNHYRTFFDKAATLLKPDGVMLLHTIGRSGVPWATSAFVRKYIFPGGYVPALSEVMPAIEKSGLVVTDIEMLRLHYADTLKHWGQRFAANRDKAKAIYDERFCRMWEFYLAASEAAFRWQDLVIFQIQLAKKNDTLPVTRDYMAKCEKALEMRDMGHKEDMGHRDDAGHQVSANVAKAPAAKVTRRRKKVADRE
- the rplI gene encoding 50S ribosomal protein L9 — its product is MEVILLERISRLGQMGDTVKVRDGFARNFLLPQGKALRANEANKKKFEGQRAQLEARNLERKSEAAQVAEKLDGKSFIVVRSAGETGQLYGSVSTRDIAELLTAEGFTVGRTQIELNQPIKAIGLTNVAIALHPEVEVTVTLNVARSAEEAERQAKGEMLTTAEAIYGEDINDNARPENFFDPNAEFEGGEENA